One genomic region from Equus asinus isolate D_3611 breed Donkey chromosome 10, EquAss-T2T_v2, whole genome shotgun sequence encodes:
- the LOC106841993 gene encoding olfactory receptor 1J4-like, which produces MRPENQSCVSEFLLLGLPIQPEQQGLFFALFLCMYLTTVLGNLLIILLIRLDSRLHTPMYFFLSHLAFSDISLSSVTVPKMLMNMQSRQQTIPYSGCISQFYFLTLFGCIDNFLLAVMAYDRYVAICQPLHYTNVMRQELLISLVVWSWFLSCAHALLHTLLLVQLSFCADNSIPHFFCDLTALLKMSCSDISLNELVMFIEGAIVVTLPLISILGSYIHIGTTVLKIPSTKRLFKAFSTCGSHLIVVSLYYGTIAVAYFFSSSKDSNDKDMIASVMYIVVTPMLNPFIYSLRNRDIKQALGMFVTRANFFK; this is translated from the coding sequence atgaggcctgagaaccagagctGTGTGTCTGAgttcctcctcctggggctccccATACAACCAGAGCAGCAGGGCCTGTTCTTTGCCTTATTTCTATGCATGTACCTGACCACAGTGCTGGGGAACCTGCTCATCATCCTGCTCATCAGGCTGGACTCTCGCCtacacacccccatgtacttcttcctcagccacttggccttctctgacatTTCCCTTTCATCTGTCACAGTTCCAAAGATGCTCATGAACATGCAGTCTCGGCAACAAACCATCCCCTATTCGGGGtgcatttctcagttttattttttgactttgtTTGGTTGTATTGACAATTTCCTTCTTGCAGTGATGGCATATGACAGGTATGTGGCCATCTGTCAGCCACTCCACTACACAAATGTCATGAGGCAGGAGCTGCTTATCTCATTAGTAGTGTGGTCCTGGTTCCTCAGTTGTGCACATGCCCTGTTGCACACCCTCCTTTTGGTCCAACTGTCCTTCTGTGCTGACAATAGCATTCCCCACTTTTTCTGTGACCTCACTGCACTCCTGAAGATGAGCTGCTCAGATATCTCCCTCAATGAGCTGGTCATGTTCATTGAGGGAGCAATAGTTGTCACCTTGCCTTTGATTAGTATCCTGGGTTCATATATCCATATAGGGACCACCGTCCTGAAGATCCCCTCCACAAAGAGACTCTTTAAAGCCTTTTCTACCTGTGGCTCCCATCTCATTGTGGTGTCTTTATACTATGGGACCATTGCAGTTGCTTACTTTTTCTCCTCATCAAAGGATTCCAATGACAAAGACATGATTGCTTCGGTGATGTATATAGTAGTtacccccatgctgaaccccttcatctatAGCCTGAGGAACAGAGATATAAAACAGGCTCTAGGAATGTTTGTCACTAGGGCTAATTTCTTTAAGTGA